In the genome of Mytilus edulis chromosome 3, xbMytEdul2.2, whole genome shotgun sequence, one region contains:
- the LOC139517956 gene encoding leucine-rich repeat and immunoglobulin-like domain-containing nogo receptor-interacting protein 2 encodes MANLVALISIKFMLFYGLLALDENETCVNNCSCDWKSNTANCSYRKLKVIPDFGASSATIQLLDLSHNAIETLQSESFRNFTNLSSLHLEFNNISKVEEGAFRFLTKLTDLRINNNILTVIKPGIFVNLNLKNLYLGHNKIEHIEDNAFKSLPNLELIDLDTNFLSSIRENSFSILPSLKDFYIQNNRLSAVPTSFFSRTPRLDFLLMNNNTISAIDAYALKSCSTLKKLHLSGNTIKAIHPQGFSIPAGNSTVQTLNLEYLHMANNTFEDVPTAINSLPSLTYLDLSMNLFKSVRSSAFGSLHRLKSLHLSRIKDLESIESKGFAGLMALTQLFITGNKKLRDIPIDAFPESYNLQTIFLEGNALQTLHENMLNWDNLKILQIGQNNFSCSCDLIWIQTSKLLQQSGTRQNLEKSTCALNKQTKYILKLNAVEMKCPIKQTSHNDAKTRLITGLIAASIASCALIVCLVLISCRRNVYSKYIQFKYHRHLDEALFTVEDPKSITKMFSNKSLIRNERSREETLM; translated from the coding sequence ATGGCCAACCTAGTTGCACTCATCTCGATTAAATTCATGCTATTTTATGGACTGCTGGCATTAGATGAAAACGAAACATGTGTAAACAACTGTAGCTGTGATTGGAAGAGTAACACTGCTAACTGTAGTTATAGGAAACTTAAAGTCATTCCAGATTTTGGTGCCAGTTCAGCAACTATTCAACTCCTTGATCTATCCCACAACGCTATTGAGACTCTTCAAAGTGAGAGCTTTAGGAACTTCACAAATTTATCTTCGTTACATTTAGAATTCAACAATATATCGAAAGTCGAAGAAGGTGCATttagatttttgacaaaattgactgaTTTGAGAATAAACAACAACATATTAACTGTGATTAAACCAGGGATTTTTGTTAATTTGAACCTAAAAAATTTGTATCTAGGTCATAATAAAATAGAACACATAGAAGATAATGCCTTCAAAAGTCTTCCTAATCTTGAATTAATAGAtttagataccaattttctttCATCAATACGTGAAAATTCATTTAGTATTCTTCCATCACTTAAGgatttttatattcaaaacaatCGTTTATCTGCAGTGCCGACTTCGTTTTTCTCTCGAACTCCCCGATTAGATTTTTTGTTGATGAACAATAATACGATATCAGCAATAGATGCATATGCATTGAAAAGTTGTTCGACGTTAAAGAAATTACATTTATCAGGTAATACAATCAAAGCGATTCACCCTCAAGGATTTAGTATTCCAGCAGGAAATTCGACTGTTCAGACATTAAACCTAGAGTATCTTCATATGGCCAACAACACATTTGAAGATGTACCAACAGCAATAAATTCTTTACCTTCTTTGACTTATCTTGACCTCAGCATGAACTTATTTAAATCCGTACGCTCGTCTGCTTTTGGCTCACTTCATCGTCTTAAGAGTTTGCACTTGTCACGCATTAAAGATTTGGAATCCATTGAATCAAAAGGATTTGCTGGACTTATGGCACTAACGCAATTGTTTATAACAGGCAACAAAAAACTTCGGGACATTCCAATAGATGCATTTCCTGAATCATACAATCTGCAAACCATTTTTCTCGAGGGTAATGCTCTTCAGACCTTGCATGAGAATATGCTTAACTgggacaatttgaaaatattacaaataggCCAAAACAATTTTTCCTGCTCGTGTGATTTAATTTGGATACAAACAAGTAAACTGTTACAACAAAGTGGCACTCGACAGAACCTCGAAAAATCAACGTGCGCActaaataaacagacaaaatatATACTAAAACTGAATGCAGTTGAAATGAAATGTCCTATCAAGCAGACGTCACATAATGACGCTAAAACGCGTTTAATCACAGGGCTTATTGCTGCTAGCATAGCTTCATGTGCGCTTATCGTGTGCCTCGTATTGATCTCATGTAGACGGAATGTATACAGTAAATACATACAGTTTAAATATCACAGACATCTAGATGAAGCACTATTTACAGTTGAAGACCCCAAGTCtataacaaaaatgttttcaaataaatctCTGATCCGAAACGAACGCTCAAGAGAGGAAACATTGATGTAA